Below is a window of Neodiprion virginianus isolate iyNeoVirg1 chromosome 4, iyNeoVirg1.1, whole genome shotgun sequence DNA.
TTGCAATTGTTATTGCAGGTGTATCAAACAATGAACGGCAGAAGCCAGAGAATACATTTACAACTCTGGGACACAGCTGGGCAAGAAAGGTAATTATAGCCTTCGTGCTATTTGCAAGCTTGCAAACATAATGATGAACATTCATTAGTAATCTAAGTACTGATCCGAATCCAATATCGTAGTAACAACATTATTGTCTTTACtttaaaaagaaacaaagaatttGTTTCTCTATATCGTATCATCCAAAAGTTGTAACTTTGTTGAAATAGTTGCTTGTTCATAGCAATATTTAAGTTACTTGCGTCGTTAGTCAGTGCATTTAATTCTGTACTTTTACTCACTCATTAATTATGCTGcttttttgaaattactttCCCAGGTTTAGAAGTCTGACTACAGCTTTCTACCGAGATTCAATGGGattcttgttgttgtttgaCTTGACAAACGAACAGTCCTTTCTGGAGGTCAGAAACTGGCTGGATCAGCTGAGGGtatgttaaataaatatatcattttaATAAGGGTGTATTTACTTGAAATCATTCTAATTCAGTCCATATCTCACAACTTGAAGTCTAAAAATATTAACATaatgaaacatgaaaaataaatcaccaTTCTGAAGCTTCAGAGAGTGACTcggaagaaattgaatttgcaaaatattattatgttttGCTTTACTAGGGCTCACTGAGTTTTGGACAACCCTAAATTTTGGAAGCGAcgattttttctacaaattaaCTACACTAACTTCAACCTTCACCTTTTGTCATGGCACATTTTATCTCCTAAAACCTAGTAATAATACATGAAATATTGTTTGCATCATTCCTAAGAAACGAGAGACTTCCACAAAACAACGTTTctgataaaaatcaataaaatctAGTCACataattcaatatttctcTACAGAATTCGCAAAATTCTCTGCAAAATTCTCTAtagaattttcataaatagaCAATTGCTAAagatttttacacaaaaattgTTGGCAGAGTTAAAATTTATCtttaaactgaaaatttattcagttttATTCGTGACCTACTTTCAATTCGCTACCTTGTTAAACAATCTTAATTACTTGGCCTGATATGCTCAGCTACGCAGGAAGTTAGAAGCAGATATCTTTTGAAATACTCGTGTGTTTACATCTAACACATATTGCTTACACACATGAACTATAATTGATAATACTTATACCGGTAGTAGGATATTCATCCACAATTTTCTGATATAGCTGAAGTTGGCAGCCAGGGTTAGCAGCGAAACTTGttaaactttttggaaatagaaaaatgcagttcagttttatcctcacaattctataaaagtattGGGGGTTCGAGgtatttcagaaaatatttactttcgGACTTCACtactttattcaaatgaacATTAGAACGTTGGGCTGCTAATTCTAGCTGCTAAATTCAGCCTCGCAATTTTCCGCGAACGATGAGGAAACACTgctattttaaatttcattttagaCATTCATTATTCAAAGACTGATTATCAATTATCAACTTTATTATCAATCTAATGCAAGTTTCCTTTGCTATTTTTATTACTTGCTTAGCGGTTTTTATATCTATTTTCATCAATAACAGCGACCTCAGTACCTACATATATTgctattgaaaattttcatactttaaaatttaaacttttttctacaattgctgaaaaaattcccTACAATTCGAAGTATGAATTTTCTGATAGTCGAAGGTGCACGTAATTCATACAGTTACACATTGTCAGCACAATACAAATTTTATGGAAGGTGGTTGatgaattataaatacaaTTGTAAGTAATGTATGATAGTACTTACATTTATAATTTGTGTTCAGTACCTAtcacgtttttgttttcatatcAAAAAACCTTTTATTCGGTTGTGCCttgatttgtttatttatttcacagaCGCATGCGTACTGCGAAGACCCTGACATAATTCTTTGTGGAAACAAGTCTGACCTTGAAGACCGTCGTGTAATCAGTGAATACAAAGCGCGGGAACTTGCAGAGAAGTATGGGTAAGTTTTTAGAAACTTCATTATATTCATTCAAGAACAGACAAAATAAAGACCAGCTAATCTGCCAGCATAAAATTCACAGTTCcttttatcaattatatttacatttgaCATTCTGAAAAGCCGATTTCTCAATCTATGTCTTATGCTATGTTGTCAATATCAAAAGTCTTTCCGgtcaagaacaaaaaaatattgtctaTTTGcaatatatgaataaaattttatcgtcaTCTCGGAGGTATGCACAGATTTATTTAGTAACAGTCTGTAATAATGATCCATAGCCTAGGCTACTTAGAGACCAGTGCAGCTACAGGACAGAATGTTGCTCGAGCAATAGAAGTGCTGCTTGACCGTGTTATGCGAAGAATGGAAGCTACGGTGGACAAGTCTGTGTTGCCGCATCAACGAGGTCTTCGCTGTCACGACACAGATATTCCATCATCAACTTCGTCTTGTTACTGTTGATAACGGCTGCTTGTGATTCTCGCAagagtatttttcttccagtaTTCATCCGCGTGTTTCAGccatatttttatgtatttcaCGAATTATACgtcaatattatttactaGCATTAAGAGGAATCTCGTTTATTCTTGTCACcgtttttcaggtttttttcaatttcaagataTTGCTTGTAAGAAAACATCTTTCGAACCAAGAGGGTCTAGAATCTCATAAAAAATGAGTCGTTTCACTTTAGATATATGGGCCAAATATTAtagtaaaaaatgtatgttggtattgaaaaaattttaatgtacCCATACAATGCTGAAGTAATTTTGAACGCCGA
It encodes the following:
- the LOC124302038 gene encoding ras-related protein Rab-27A; translation: MDYDYLIKFLALGDSGVGKTSFLYQYTDGVFNSRFISTVGIDFREKKLVYQTMNGRSQRIHLQLWDTAGQERFRSLTTAFYRDSMGFLLLFDLTNEQSFLEVRNWLDQLRTHAYCEDPDIILCGNKSDLEDRRVISEYKARELAEKYGLGYLETSAATGQNVARAIEVLLDRVMRRMEATVDKSVLPHQRGLRCHDTDIPSSTSSCYC